From Candidatus Desulfofervidus auxilii, a single genomic window includes:
- the fliE gene encoding flagellar hook-basal body complex protein FliE translates to MIERVSFNDFEIVKNIAEKKDSSFGEILKTYLQKVNAEQKIADEMINRFLAGEADIHQVMIALEKAELSFQLMMQVRNKLIEAYHEIMRMQI, encoded by the coding sequence ATGATAGAGAGAGTTAGTTTTAATGATTTTGAGATAGTAAAAAATATAGCAGAAAAAAAGGATTCTTCTTTTGGAGAAATTTTAAAAACTTATCTTCAAAAGGTTAATGCTGAACAAAAAATAGCTGATGAAATGATAAATCGTTTTCTTGCTGGAGAAGCAGATATTCATCAAGTTATGATTGCTTTGGAAAAAGCAGAACTTTCTTTTCAATTAATGATGCAAGTGAGAAATAAGCTAATTGAAGCTTATCATGAAATTATGAGGATGCAAATATAA
- the fliF gene encoding flagellar M-ring protein FliF — translation MDRLREIIKKIKSLSLSQKIALVIIVALIISSICVSFLWISSPEYQLLYGNLSPEDAGTIVKRLKELHIPYKLKNGGRDIYVPQNRVYETRLTLASEGLPKGGQIGFEIFDRRIFGITDFVQKLNYQRALQGELARTISSLNEVKWARVHIVIPEESLFTTEKKHPSASVLLKLNPGQQLNREQIKAITYLVAASIPQLKPEEVVVVDTSGNMLAGGKSNVYSGERLTELLKVQHQLENQLEQKIKDLLEKVVGSGKVVAKVSVEMDFSKLEKTQELYDPELKVARSEQVTEEIASGSENIPAGIPGVVSNLPQTQATASSTKTTPYKQKRTNKIVNYEITKTIQHITEPMGKIRKISAAVLVDGIYKEIEGEMRYFPRTEEEIEKFKAIVEKAIGFSKERGDQVEVVNIPFDQTFFKEQAKIEKEMENIAKRQWWYQLAISVIKGIVLLVLIFTLIRLLKNLTKSITPEVSVPKELPKPVKELEATVGALPAEKDLEEMKEEIKQIAQKEPARLAQVAQAWLREE, via the coding sequence ATGGATAGGTTAAGAGAAATTATTAAAAAAATTAAATCTTTATCTTTAAGTCAAAAAATTGCTTTAGTTATTATTGTTGCTTTGATTATAAGTAGCATTTGTGTAAGTTTTCTTTGGATATCTTCTCCTGAATATCAACTTCTCTATGGTAATCTTTCTCCAGAAGATGCAGGTACAATAGTAAAAAGATTAAAAGAATTGCATATTCCATATAAATTGAAAAATGGTGGACGAGATATCTATGTACCTCAAAATAGAGTATATGAAACCCGTCTTACTTTAGCCAGTGAAGGTTTACCAAAAGGTGGACAGATTGGATTTGAAATCTTTGATCGCCGTATATTTGGCATAACTGATTTTGTGCAGAAGTTGAATTATCAGCGAGCCCTTCAGGGAGAATTGGCTCGGACAATTTCTAGTCTTAACGAAGTTAAATGGGCTAGGGTACATATTGTAATACCTGAAGAATCTTTATTTACTACTGAAAAAAAGCATCCTTCAGCTTCAGTACTATTAAAATTAAATCCTGGTCAACAACTTAATCGAGAACAGATTAAAGCTATTACTTATTTAGTAGCTGCAAGCATTCCTCAATTAAAACCTGAGGAAGTAGTTGTAGTAGATACTAGTGGAAATATGTTGGCTGGAGGTAAAAGTAATGTCTACTCCGGAGAAAGACTAACAGAGCTTTTAAAGGTTCAACACCAATTGGAAAATCAATTAGAGCAAAAAATAAAAGATTTATTAGAAAAAGTCGTAGGGTCAGGAAAGGTAGTGGCAAAGGTTTCAGTTGAAATGGACTTTTCAAAATTAGAAAAAACACAAGAACTTTATGACCCAGAATTAAAAGTAGCTAGAAGTGAGCAAGTAACTGAAGAGATAGCAAGTGGAAGTGAAAATATTCCTGCTGGAATTCCAGGTGTAGTTTCCAATTTACCTCAAACACAAGCTACTGCTTCATCTACTAAAACTACACCTTACAAGCAAAAAAGAACAAATAAGATAGTCAATTATGAGATTACTAAAACAATTCAGCATATTACAGAACCTATGGGAAAAATTAGGAAAATATCAGCAGCTGTTCTTGTAGATGGTATTTATAAAGAAATAGAGGGAGAAATGCGTTATTTTCCTCGTACAGAAGAAGAAATAGAAAAATTTAAAGCTATTGTAGAGAAAGCAATTGGTTTTAGTAAAGAAAGAGGTGATCAAGTAGAAGTAGTAAATATACCATTTGATCAAACATTCTTTAAAGAGCAAGCCAAGATTGAAAAGGAAATGGAAAATATAGCAAAACGGCAATGGTGGTATCAATTAGCTATTTCTGTTATTAAAGGTATTGTACTATTAGTTCTTATCTTTACACTTATACGTCTACTGAAAAATTTAACAAAATCTATAACTCCAGAAGTATCTGTACCTAAAGAATTACCAAAACCTGTTAAGGAACTTGAAGCTACTGTAGGTGCTTTACCTGCTGAGAAAGATCTTGAAGAGATGAAAGAAGAGATAAAACAAATCGCTCAAAAAGAACCTGCTCGTCTAGCTCAAGTAGCTCAGGCATGGCTTAGGGAGGAATAA